A stretch of DNA from Spirosoma endbachense:
GCCTGACGCCGGGCGTTCGGCTGGCGATCCTGGCCGGATTGCTGGCCGCTTTTCTCCACTTCTTATCCAGCATCGTGCCCCATGCCAACTAAGCTCACTATTCAGGAACCCTTTTTAAACGCTGTTTATCAGCGCGATAACGCCGGGTTCGCCTATATCCCGGTTTCAGGAACGGTAACGCCGGGCATCGATAACGTGACAGCATCGTTTAGCCCGGTCAATGTTGGAGCCACGCAGACGCTGGATTATGCGATTCCGTTCGTGCAGACACTACCCGTCGATAAGGATGGGCATTTTGCCGGAACGGTTCGTTTGCCGGGCGGCTGGTATTCGCTAACCGTATCGGCAGGCGAAACGATAATCTTACGGAACCGGGTTGGCGCGGGTGAAGTGTTCGTTTTGTTCGGCCATAGTTTTATGCAGGGTGGGCACGATCAGAGTCACCAGCTACCGGCCAATGACGAACGGGTGATTACGTTGCTGGATAACCTGACCAGCCGTAATTATCAGTTCGGACAGTTAACCACTAAAGTAGGTCCGTTCCATGATCATCCTGACGCCTGGGGGCAACTCGGCGACCAGTTAGTCAAGCGGTTAGGCGTTCCGGTTCTGTTCTATGGGTGCGCTTATGGCGGTAGTAATATCCTGCAAGCCTATCAGCTCTTAACGGGTCAAACCCGTACCAGCCTGCCACCGGGCACCACTGACCCGGCTAGTCGTCAACCCTTGGAACCCCTAGAGGATGTGTTTATCAACTACATTCCCAAAACGGGCGTTCGGGCGATTTTAGTGGAACATGGCTACAATGACCGGGGCACATCGACGGCGGCATTTTTGGAGCAATTCCGGTATGTGTTCGATCACATCCGCAGTACGTACCAAAAGCCGGAATTAGCCTTGGTAGTGGTGCAGGAAGAACTCCAACCGGTTCCCCATTGTCTGTATGACATTCCGACCGCGCAGGGCTTGCAGCAATTGATTGGCAGCTATCCCCATACGTGGAAAGGACCGGATTTTAACGAACCATTTTGGCCGGACTACCACACCAGTAGTGGGCAGGATCATTTGTTTGGCGCGGCTATCGACCACTTTGCCAGTGATTGGAGTAATAGCCTGTCAACCGTCTTTTTTCAGAATAGTACACCCTACTTAGGATTGGGGACGGTCGATGTGTTTCCACTGGTTTTATACAACGCGCCAGACACCCGACTAGCCGCTATTGATTGGGTCTTAATCCTGCTGGCGGGGCTGGTGCTGGTGGGCCTGTTTGTCAGGCAATCCAAAAAGTTAATGTGGGCCTTTCTGCTCCTGGGTTTAATCGCCTTAGGCCGCGTAACGGGCAAAGTCTAACCGTGATGACGAGTCAGATTAAGCCGGGCAGATTGACCCGGCTTAATTTTTTACCCAAATACTATTCTGTATACCAGCTCCTCGATGAGTGATATCGCCAAACATTCTTTTGTATGATCGCTGAATTAGTGAATGCCGGATACTTTCGGGAGATTACCACCGAAGGCCGCAAAACGCTGGTGCTCAAATCGCCGGTTTCGGTCGTCATCAAAGCGGCTGTATTGAAACAGCTACAGGCGGCTTATCCCCTGCACGAAGAAACGGGCGGCATCCTGTGGGCCTATCCAGCTAACGGGTCGTTAGTGATTACGCGCTTTACGATCTTACCCAACCAGCTAACCGGCAACGAACGCAAAACAGGCTATCAACCGGCTAGTTCAGCATCCGTACGAGCGAACGCCCTGGCATCAGGAGCCTTACCGATTCGGTTCCATTCGCACCCGGTCGAAATCTACGAAAACCCCTACGACCGCCAACCGCTCACGTTCTTCCAGAAAACCAGTCCAGCCGACCGGCACAACAGTTATTTGCCGCTTAGTATTGAGGGCTACACCGTTGTATTGCCTGACGCACTATTAAGCGCCAACGACCGATTAGGGCAAGACGTGCGGTTTTATCTGTACGGCGGTTTCGTCGCTCCTGACTCGCTATCGGCCTTGCTCACCTCTGAAAAGGTCTATATCTACTTTGCCATATTAGTCGTGTTGCTGGCTTACCTGTTTGGCGGGTTTCGTCGGGCTGGCTATGTATTCGGTTTGGCGGCAATCTTAAGCATTGCCGTGTTCTTGCTCGAAAAGCGGCCTACGGGCGTGAAGAATGGGGAGGGAGATTTGGTGATTGAGATTCCTTAGTTTAATTCTTAACCAAATCTTTTTAACAGTTGATCGAACTTTGTCATCAAGCACAGCAAACCGCCCGACCATTGGCCGGGCGGTTTCTATTTATTGACCCGTGAATTAGTTTGTAAAGAAGGTGACCTCCTTCTTATGGAAGAAGTCCTGAACCCTTTTTCGATTTGTCTTTAATAGACTAACCTGCTCTAAAATTCCTAAAGTCAGATCGTCTAAGGAAACATACACTCAGTTTTTCAATGGCGGTTTGATCTGATTTTACACTAAATCCACATGAATTGTACTAAATTGTGTACCGGTTTACATTTGTCTGAAAGCCCTGAAAAATGAGCATAGAGGAAAAGGCTATCAAAGCCTTTGAGTATCAACTGGAAGAGTTGGATAATGTTACTGATAGGATGAAAGGCCGTATTTGGGCGGACTTTACGGTGGGGATAATAAAAAAGTACTTGGGTGATGATTCTAATTTCTTGACGCACACAAGTGTATACTCAATATTTTACGACAAGTGGCAGTTTGATAGTGATATTAGGCTTGCTAAAGAACTGATTAGAAACTGCATTAAATATATTGAGATCAATGGGTCTCTAAACCATTTAAATCCGATACCACCCATTCCAGTTGCCGTATCTGAGTCGCCCAAAATTAACTTTCTATACCGCATCTCTGAATCCTGGGCAATTGCCTTAATTACTGCTATTGCCGGTATTTTATACGGCGCAGGCTTTTTTATTGGCGACTATACAGCCAAAAACAGGATTGACGAGGAAAGGATAAAGTTAAAGATAGAGGTACAGAAACTCCAATTAAAAAATTCAAGCCTTGTAGCGCAACTTAATAAAATTAAAAAATCTAATACTTCTATGGAAACCTCAAATTCAAAACTAATTCGGAGAGATCAATTCAAGAACTGGCCTTTCACAGTTGAGCAAGGCATACTAAAATGTGAAAATAACAAGGTTACCTTTGAGGCTAATGGTATTGTTTACGGTGTAAATGGACTTGGATCAACCTATGCCAAAAATAACGGTGGCAGGGATACAAGCGAAATATGGGCAGTCGATGAGAAGGCAACAAAGAAGCTAATCGAAGATGGTATACCTAAAGAGAACGCAACAACTTACATTAATATTAGTGAAGTGTTGGATTATGGCCTTTCGCTCTGTAAATAAACAGCATTTCTTAACAACAGTATAGCGTCGAAGCACATATTAGCTAGCGAAAAAAACCATTTATAAAGCTTTGAATGTTATAGACCCGAGAATAAGCCTGTAAAGTAATGGAGACGCTTTTAGACCATACATTATCTGCGTGGCAAGGCCATACTAAATCTTTTAAACTTATTCACGGGCCTATAATGGACCTTATGGACTTAAAATTGTTTTTTACCTGTACTTTAATACCTTTATTTCAATCGTTTACTGTTAATAAATAAAATGAAAATTTCTTTATTAGAAAGCGGCATAGATTCGCTAAAAAAAGGTTTTGCGAACATAATTTCCTATGAAAATTTACTTTTCAAAAATCCAAATGATAATAACAGATTTTTTCTTTTAAAAGATGCAATACTTTTCATTCAACATGGAATAGAAATATTGTTAAAAGATGTGCTCATAAAACACAGCGAATATTTAGTATTTAAAGAAATCGATATAACAGTAAAGAAGGCTTATAAAGAAATGCAAGCAAAAAATTTAAGCAGTGTATTTGAAACTTCTCTTAAAAAGAAAATTCATACTGTAACTTTCAGTGAAGCTATTGAAAGAATCAAAATGATCTCTAAGTATAATTTAGACGATAATTTAGAAAATAAATTTAGAGAGATTGAAACTTATCGTAATATAATTATGCACTCTGAAATACATTTAGATGAACAAGAAATTATAAAAACAATAGATGGACTTTCAGATGGGATTGATTCATTTTTTCTTAAATCATTAAAAAGTGACTATAGGACTATTAGTGGTTATAGCGCCCTAATCAATAATTTCGAAAAGTTGGGTAAAATACTTAAAGCCAAAAACTATGAACTTAAATTAAAGGCTCTTGAAACAATAATTAGTATTTGTCGGGATTTAAGTATTAGTGTTGGAGAGGGCGAAGTAAAACGGATTACTAGTATTAATATAGCAACTAAATTTTTGACAAGGTTGTTTTCTTCGGAATTGAGATTCGGAACTGATTTATATAATGGATATACATCAGGAAGTATAACTTCTTTTAAAAGGGAAGAAAAGGATTGGATTGCGTTTTATGCTGATGCAGGGCTTTCTTATAAAACCAGTTCTTGATTCATGAACTGAATCAATGTTAGGAATTTGTCGGCAAAGTCTTCTAGTTGAGCAACCATATTTTTGGGCTTTTTTCGCCCTAACAAGTTGATAACCATNNNNNNNNNNCTAGCTAGCTAGCNNNNNNNNNNTCAGCCGTGACAAGCCAGTCGCGGTAGTCTGGCCAAAACTACTAAGTAAGTAGTCAGTATAGAGGTCGAGGGTTGTCTGCATACTCAAAATTAAACCAGCCATCCAAAAGGTGGCGTAACATCAGTTTTTAATTAGGACTTTGGCTTACCAGCCAGCTGCTATACGGGATTAAGCAAAGGCCAAATTCTTGCCTTCATAAACAAAGAAAAAGTAATAGGGAAACAGGGAACTGGAAGTATACTAATTCATAAAATGCTCGGTCATATAAAGAGTGTCTTATAAATTTTCAGCAAAGCAGGAAAAGGAAGTATATTTTCCATTAGTTTTCAAAATCCGCCAGAACCTGATGTTGTTGAGCAAGCTGGTTAAGCTCAATAATATTTTTCACTTCCAACTTTTCAAATATCCGGCAGCGAAATGTGCTTGCCGTCGACGCACTGATAGCCAATGCATTTGCCACTTCCATAGCACCAAAGCCCTTTAATAAAAGCATTGTAACCTCAAATTCTCTGTTTGACAGCTTATCAAAAGGAGAATCTACCGCATTATTGATTACAGCATTGGTAAACATTTCAACCTGTAACTGAGACACATACCGCTTGCCACCGCTAATGACACGGATTGCCTCTGAAAGGATCTCGTCTGGTTCTGATTTGTTAACGTACCCCATAACGCCAGCTCTAAAAAAACGGGTAGCGAATACCTTATCCGGTTTGACAGTTATTATCAGAATCTTAAGCTCAGGAGAAACTGACAACGCATCTACAATAAGTCCCAGCTCATCGGTTTCAGGCATATTTAGGTCAGTCAACAACATGTCGAACTTTGTCGTTCTCAGCTTCTTGATTACCTGTGCTCCATTTGCTGCGAATTGAACCTGAGTATTAAATCCCAAAACTTCTTTAACAACCAGTTGAAGCCCTTTTCTAACCAACTGATGATCATCCGCTATTAGTATTGACATTGCCATACGATCAATTTATGCTGTTAACCTCATTATCGACCAGATTTTGGCTGATAATGAGGTTAAAGTAACACAATATCGTAATAAGTTGCAATATATCACTGACCAAAACAGTATGATTGGGAAAATCTACACTTGTCAAAAGCAATGGCAGGCCGACATCGATCCATAAAATGACTCGAGTATGTTCCAATCCCTGAGTAAATATGGGTGAGTTGAATTTGCGCAACAGACCTCAAGTGGGAATGAGTCGTAACCTTTCATCCGGAGTACCGTAAAAGCACTTGGCTTGCGTTTACTTTAACATCAGAAGCAAACTAGTGCTCGGCCAAGTTAAACCTATAAGCCGGGCCAGCTTATAGGTTTGTCATCAACCCCATTCATGACTATGCCGTATAAACTATAAATTGGAGAAGAGTACTAGTTGGTACCGTTATACTATCTTAGTTGATGGTCAACTTTAAAGTTTTCTATCCACGCCTTATTGTGATCGAGCGCACGCTGCTTACAGAATACTTTTTCACGAACAGATCCTCCTTTGTATTAATTGGCTCGTCATTGACTGCAACGATAATGTCATTTGTCCTGACTCCCCAACTATAACCATTACCCTCGTTGACTACCTTCAAAACAAAGGCTCCACGGTCGTATCCACCGGTCGCATCGATCAA
This window harbors:
- a CDS encoding response regulator; this encodes MAMSILIADDHQLVRKGLQLVVKEVLGFNTQVQFAANGAQVIKKLRTTKFDMLLTDLNMPETDELGLIVDALSVSPELKILIITVKPDKVFATRFFRAGVMGYVNKSEPDEILSEAIRVISGGKRYVSQLQVEMFTNAVINNAVDSPFDKLSNREFEVTMLLLKGFGAMEVANALAISASTASTFRCRIFEKLEVKNIIELNQLAQQHQVLADFEN